The genome window tttggtttggcttccagagctgttactttctagtttagcttttagagttagctttttggtttggcttccaaagcttttattttcttggtttaaGTATTTAgggttagctttttggtttggcttccagagcttttattttctcagttcAGTGTCTAGAGTCGGCCTTGTCATCCAGGGTCACAACTCGTGGCGTTCATATCCACTGGCATTGCGCATCTTACCTTCATGGTTTTACATTATCCCTTGGTTTTTCCTCACTCCGTTATcctgtgcttatcgcctattcatctcGTAGTCCACATAGGGTAGTCCCCTTTGGGCGCATTCTTGctcgtactccagggtggttcgaccgttactcatctttgacgtTGATCTCTTGGGTCGCTTTTAgagacatcttagagggagTCTGGGTCCTCGATGCAGCTTTAGAGGTGCCTTGAGCCTTTTAGAATTTTAGAGCCTCGAGTGAGTTTGTGTTCTACTTGTATCTTTTGGGTTCGGGGggtctttctttgttcttcgatagagttcacttcatttcactCACTTTTCACACTCAtttttcactctagtgttcacGTTCCTTACATTCGTGAACTCTAtcaaagaggggcatatttatAGACCCCCCCGGAGGCAGACagtttttttagttattattattattatttatttatttttatttttcctaactTTTTCTTCTCAAGCCGCTCGACATGATGGGAGGGCTAGTTTTTTGGGGCAGAGATGGGACTCAAGTGGGCGGTTTTTTGGGCGGCAGATGGGATGGTGTACGGGGATGGCTTGTGGAGGAAGACTCAAAACAGGGGAAGGAAGCTAAAtaagggaagaagaagaaagaaggaaaggGGGGGTCCTTCAGCTTGGGGAGGCGTTCGACAGGGGAGGAGAAACGCAGCAATCTCCTTGCGGATTTCAACTGGAGAGGAGTCTTTCAAGAAAACTGTAAGAGAAAAGCAAGGGAGGAATCGCTCAGGTTTGATTATTTCGCACCTTAGGTTCTCCATTTTTAACCCATTTCGTTCTATTTTCAGCCATACCTTAACTCTTTATGATTTTTTGGAGGCTTGTTCGGATTATTTAATGTGTTAAATCTGCTCCTCATTCCATGTATTGTTTGGTCCCTGTTTTCCCCATGTGAGCTGTATGATGACCATGCTATATATGAGCTGTGTAATGGCTATACCATTTGCTTGTTTGTCGAGATCGCCCGAACCCTCCCACCATTCTGTTTGATAAGCCTTTTTTTTACCTTGGTGAAGTGGAGTGAgatttgatgatattatatttttatgcacatactctgtttttcttcatttccccCTGTTTCTCGCCACCATCCTTCTTCGCAGTTTCGCTTCCCGTGGCTCGCCGATAATCTGATGTCTGAACATAGTTCATCAGATGGATCCGAGAGGGCGCGGAACGTGAACTGGTTTCCGGTGGCTGTCGCGGCTGCCGAGGATGTGGACGACGGAGGAGTGCTGTCGTCTCCGAACAGCACAGTCTCATTTTTTCAGATAGTTCTTGAaatattaatgcaataattCCCGGTCTCATCTCTCCTCCTCCTAAAACTCTCCATTATTTTCCTCCATCTGGAGGTCCTGAAAATTTATGCATTATCAATGGAGTGCCCCAGGGAGCATTATTCAGTGAGAGTATTCTTTGGACTGGTTAATGAACCTAGTTTTGACCGGGAACCTCTATTTAATGTTTCTGTAGAGGGAactcaaatttattctttgagTTCAGGTTGGAGCAACAGTGATAACGGGCAAATATTTGCTGAAGCCCTTTTGTTTTGATGGCATGTTTAAAGAAACTGGTGattaaaagtcaaaatatgagttttttttatattattttttattctccattagTGGCATGGTTCCAGCAGGCTTCAagtggtttattattatttttttctcttttctcccaCGTGCCatcattttggtttttttttttttttttctttttatttttatcttttatcattttttttatattatttttaatgttaaaagttttgtttctttgattattttatttattcttttatatatatatatatatatatatatatatattctccattaactcttttaaaatttcctaaaatttcaaagtcccaaatttattcatttatttattatttattatttatttattttaaaaatgccattttcgaaataattttctaaaattctaattctaaatttaatttcctaataatcaattttttaaatttaattttccgaaaattcctaatcccgaaaatttCCATAATCCCATTaacttatttaatcattagtattttatttattcattctaaaattccattttaaacgattcatttaaaactttcgattttcgaattaaatttctattccTGAAAATTccgatattcacattaatttatttaattattattattttatttatttattctaaaaatccattttaaacaattcatttaaaactttcgatttccgaattaaattgttatttctgaaaattccgatattcacattaatctatttaattattattattttagttatttatttcaaaattccattttaaacaattcttcaaaattccaattttctgaacttaatttcccatttccaaaattctaatttctttcaaatttaatatccaaaattctaattcttaaatttaattcacaaGACTCCAgtcctcaaataattttcgagacttcaatttccaaataatcaaaaatctaattttctctcgaacaaattttgatttcactccgatttttttaaataatgttatatttcttttaatttttatacaagcaagaatgatgaatcttcataattcctaaataatggaatttgtgatattaattcatgcaagattaatcgggctttggtgggggccccacatacatgatcttatgatctattgattgatttgattgattgactcggctatcatacatgatttatttatcctgctctccgacatgcatgctattatttcttacttgtgcactaacctctctcttgatagcgcatggtggctcgtcgcccaggtacgcacctactttcactctggtaattgtccaagcatattttgattctcatgtatgcatgatttattctgggtactcattgatctactcgtccactgccatgattgcttcattttattagtagagacccgtttttagggacttagaagggtgctacggtttttaccgtaccttcctgataagtaacctgactcccgaacccgatccggtttttcacagaccaccttttccaaaacaaggagtcacacttagggtttttttttcttattttgtttaccctttaaaaataaaacaaaaataagtggcgactccaagtcaatttttcttaatcaataaagatcaatttttcgaaatcaaaatcgagtttcgccatcgggtgggaaacgcattgagccgaaatacggggtccacaccttgatataaaaaaaatattaaacataatatatatatatatatatgaaaaaaaaaaaagtttggaatACATTAACCAActcaatttatttttcctttcatatgaaatattcatataaatataagacCCTTTGCCCAAAGCCTTCGAATTTCTTAATTGTCAGCTCCATCTTCTTTCGAGTCAAGCTTGATATCACAGATAATAAATAAAGCTCTTTAATACAAGCTCAAGCAAGCCAAAGgccatgattttaaaatgacaaatgaatattataaattattaaagttttattaaacgTATATATCAAACTAGAGAGCTTCTTATTGAAGTCGAGTAGGTCTAAAAATTCttattagatttaaaaaaaatataattatgataaattataaaaatcaatacaTTATATTTTCACCTCTATCTCAATTtagtccataattttttttaagcaatGTCAACCTTATATTATAAACCAAATATTAAACAAGTCAccttattacaaaatttcataaaaaatgtataCCCATCATATAAAATCAGAGGCACCTAAACCTATCACGTAAAATTTGGACCTGAAATCTTAATGGTAGGATTCCTCTAATATTTAGACATAATTTAGAGATAACATTGCTCTGAAAAAATTTCGATAgggaaattaaaatataaggAAGATCACAaggataatttttataatttactaCACATTATGACTTTTCATGTTTCAAGAGGGAAATGATGACTTTTCATGATTCAGtaactaaattatattttaaccCGAttgaaaagttttattttaagccatacaaaatttattaaagattttgatacaatattaaattattgattaaCCCAAAAGTTTAAATTATTAGATAATAAATGGATATATCACATTTAACTCCTATAGAAGAAGTAGCAATGAAAGTAAGTTATCAATATAGTTGCTAGAAGGCTGTGCACATGTTTAAGCTTGGTGGGTCATATTTGTTCTCCTATTTACACATTTGTTTTTCCAATTTATTGAGtaggttgaaaaaaaaactatttatatatatctCTTTATTTATGGTTATGGTTACCAGACGGGTGTTAAAAAACATGATATACATTATAAAACCCAAATCCTAATCCTATAATGTTAAATATGGAAGAAAATTGATAGTATAACATTGTTTTTAGAAAGGTTTTCTATGTGAAGCTGGTTTGAAACTTTGAAGGGCTAATTGCGTAGTCAAGCAGCACAAGGCACTAAGGTGGCAGCATGCCTGCATGTGCGGAATATTAGTCGGGAGTGTAAGACTCTTTGAAGGGTTTTCGTGCCTTAGAATCCACGTTAATAAATAATATGTATACGTCCCTGCTGACGTTGGCGAGGCTTCTCCTAGACATGCCATTGACTCAACGCAACAATTTCACCCACACCCATCATTCACTCACGGTTGAATTGACAAAGGAAAGTTAGCCCATCACATTTTATTCGTTGTAATATTTATTACAACGAATGAGGTTTAAATGTTTAgaagttatattttttaaataaaaaataaaaataattatgatatttttagaaaattcaattaaataaaaaaattggtttttagatTCCATTTCAGAAATTTCATGTGGGGCGCATGCCTTTAGTTTATATGACAATTTTGTCTAAACATTgccattttttagattttttgtcaggaaaaaaaaatattttatacaaattcTAAGGAAAATTTAAAAGGTATTTAAATAAAATCCTCAGCCATCAGGTACAGGTCAACGAGTCCTGTATTTTCTAACATTGCTCCTCAGATGTGATGGCATGATCCAGGGAGcgcaatttttttaattaatttttttctttttaagtttaGAAAATAATCTCatctttaatgaaaatattttaaaataaattctcaaacataaaatatattcacTCATTATATACTCATATAATATATGAACCCGAGCCACGTTAAAATGTGTTAGGTGAAATTGggaagaaaatatataattattttaaaacctgctatgtaaatataaaagaattttaaaataaaaaaaaatttcaaataattgtgGTTAATcgaatttataaaaataaaattcggaCCAGGAAATTGGgggtaaaaatgtaatttaCTAGGGTGATGAAAAGGGTAACCGGGAGTCAACGTTGTAATTTGAACGAAGACCGGAGGGCAAAAATGTCAAGAACATCCCCTAAAAGCAAGCGCAGCTGAAGAACTCTCCTTCGGGAACGCAGACATTTTCGACCGCGGACGCGAGATCCAGATTTTCTCGCGGTCCAAACACTCCTTTTTAACCACCACCGATCCCTCTGTTTCCCTGTCTGAAATCGGCCCCCCTTCTTCCTTCTCGAAGAATCCAATCAGCGAATTGTAACCCTACACATAACTCCAATGGCCTTCATCGAAAACTCTCGCCAGTCACTCGTTCCGAGCTTCCTCTACACAACGCCGGTTTCGAAGAAGCTCTTTGATGTGGACACTTTGGTGCGCGGGAACCCTACCTTGCGTACGGCGTCGTCGAATGGAGGAGCGTCCAAGAGTTTCATGATTCCGGCTCCGAGCGAGCCGGGGAAGATCGCGATGTTCTCACCGGCTTATTACGCCGCGTGTACCGTCGGAGGGACCCTTTGCTGTGGTCTCACTCACATGGCCGTTACTCCTCTCGATCTCGTGAAGTGTAATATGCAGGTGTGTTTTCGATTTTCATTTCGtctcattttcatttatgtttCCTTGTTTATCGACCACGATTTTGATTTGGTTTCGTTTGGATTGATGTTTGAAACTGCTGATGTTGGATTTGTGGtgttttttaccatttttttgtcATCGAGACTTGTATGTCTGTGACCTGATGTTTCGATTTTCTTTAATCCATGAAAAATGCTGTCTGATTGATAaggatttctatttttattggCTTTAGTACTGTTTTTCGATGTCGATACCTTGTGGTTGGACTTAGATTTAAAGAGATGTTTATTAAACCTGAGTTTTAGCTTATTCTCTCTTTATCTGAACAGATTGTTGTACAATTATCGCTAGGAAAGGTCTATCCAGGGGGAGTCACTCTGGATTTGCGGTAGACGTTTTTCTGTTGACTTGGTTTTGCTTTAGGGTTTTGagtgttttgtttatttatttatatatttatttatttattattttagggGTATTTGCAGTTATCATGGTATTGGTTTTGAGAGCTATGTATGATCTTTCTTAGTCTCTCCTTTGTGGTTGGAGATTTAGCCtatacttttatatatttaccCGGACAAATAATGAGTTGACCCACCCTGGGGATTGGAGCAAACCTACCCCTGACACCTTAACACCATGAAGCTTCAAACGGGGAAAAAAAGTGTGCAGCATGAATCACACCTTGTTAATTGTCTTCTTGTTGATTGTGTGGAGCAAGGCATTGtctaaatttttctttattattttcccaTCATTTCCATCTTTGGAAGCTACATTGAATAAATGTGTCGACTGTATGTGCTTGGGTGAATCTTTTTTCTGACTCTTATTAGGAAAATTGGAGTAACTTTTGGTCTTGCAGATTGACCCTACAAAGTACAAGAGCATCTCTTCTGGATTTGGAGTATTACTCAAGGAGCAGGGAGTTAAAGGCTTCTTCAGGGGTTGGGTACCAACCCTGCTTGGTTACAGTGCTCAGGGAGCCTGCAAGTATGGGTTCTACGAGTTCTTTAAGAAATACTACTCAGATATTGCTGGTCCTGAGTATGCAACCAAGTACAAGATATTGATTTATCTTGCTGGGTCTGCATCTGCTGAAATTATTGCTGATGTTGCCCTATGTCCCATGGAGGCTGTGAAGGTTCGTGTCCAAACTCAGCCTGGTTTTGCCAGAGGATTGTCGGATGGTCTTCCTAAGTTTGTCAAGTCTGAAGGTGCTCTTGGGTAATATTCtcttataaataatttgattttcataatttaatggTGTGGATTTGTACTTTCTAAAgacattaatttatatttttatccaattttGACAGGTTGTACAAGGGTCTTGTTCCTCTATGGGGACGACAGATTCCATGTAAGCTGAAAATATTTCACTGTCTTGTCCTGTGTTTCTATATATGGTAGTAGGAGGAGATAGTTGTTCCTCTTAATTGCTTATGCAGTTACACCATCCCTTTATTTTTTCCCCTTATTTGGTGAATTGTAGTGATTAAATAGCATCTTTTTTTAGTGTGTTATTTTTCTAATATCCTCTTGTCTGCATGCATAGCTTATAATTTGATTCTTAGGGCATGACACATCATTCAGTCCCTCAAGCATGTAGGGCCATGCTATGAGCTTCTctcaatttattttacatttttaagaTCTCATTGGATTGTTTTAGGCgttcttccttttctctctaTGCTGATTTTGTTAGTTTGTGATTTGAATGTTCAAAATCCAAATTTAGCTGTTTAATAAATATCATCTTTTACCTTTCCcttaaataagttttataattctTTGGCTTgaaattatgtcattttttaAGTAACATCAAATCATGAGTTATTTTATGCCGTTCTTGTATCAGCTAGGATGTCTGTTTCTGTTGCTACATCTCTCTaattattgtttaaattttgattttcttgggAGTTCAGGTCCTACTCCGTCAAAAACTGCAAATTTTGAAAAGCTTTAAATTTCATTGAAATTTGGAAagcattcaaaatttaaataatacgTATAAGTTTAAGTTTTTTATGTGGCGATTATTAGTTTTCAATACCCAGCACCCCCATGTGCCCCCGATATGGAATCTCATCACCGTGTAATTTTAACTAGTGCTAACACATTTTAGTGGTCAGGTAACAAGGTGTTTTGCCATGTATAGAGAAATTCTTAATTTATTGCAATTTGCCATGTTTCTGAAGCCCAGTTTTGACCTTAAATAAGAAAAGGGGGTTTACATCTCATGTTAAACTATTCAATTATTCAAGAGGTTTTTTGGTTTTACTCTGGTAATCTTCTCACTGTATTGAatacttattttctttttggctATTTTGGATGATCTtctgtttgttttctttatttcactttaattGGTATGGATTTATGTTTTGTTTGCACGAggagaaaaaatgaataataatattgtggTTTTGTTTTGGCATTTTATTAATGATCTGATTGTTTAGGAAGTTTCAGGGTTTTGCCTCTATCAAGGTCTTGTCACCCTTAATACCACATACCTGTAAAATTATCTTCTTTAAACCCTTGTACGGTTGTTCACAGATTCTTACCTGCAACTTGTTTCATGGCCTTAGCCTGGTCAGCATgtggttttcattttttggagtaACAAAAAGCGAcgacttctttttttttgataagtgagAGTATTGTATTACAAAAATATGCTAAAATAGCGACTTAAGATGTACAAGATAGGGAGTCTCACCCCCTTACAgctgaaacaaaaaattgtccAAACAAGATGTACAAAAAACAACCCCCCCGCTATGGGAACCCACCAAATCAATCAGCGTCGAAGGaccattttttataaacaatttagaTTCCGACCAaagtaaaaatacaaaaaatgctTTCAGCTTTTGCAAGAACACACACCCATCTTCAAAGGCAATCTTGTTCTTTGCCTTCCAAATTgaccaaaacaagcataaggGGCCTGTATTCCAAACTGCCCTAcgctttttacccacaaaagctCCCTTCCACCCCAAGAGAGTTTCCCTAACCGAGGAAGGAAACACCCAATACACTTAAAACAGAGCCAAGAACAATTTCCACACTTCCATGGTCTTTTGGTAATGGAGAAGAAGATGGTCAATGGAGTCCTCATGCGCTTGGCACAAATAATATCTATTTGCTAAAGCCCTCCCTCTTTTGAACTTGGTCCAAAGTTAGAACTTTTCCCCAAAACGCTTCGGAAGCAAAGAAGCTTACTTTTGGTTGCATAGTAAAGTTCCATATCATTGGAAATAGCTATGGCAAATAAGGTGGGAAAAGAATCGCATAAAGGTGCAACTCTacaccacttgtccttccaaaaACTCACCCTTTGCCCATTTCTCACCACCAAAGAAAATCTAGAGCTAACAAGGTGCTCCAacttcctaattgctttccataGGCGTACACTATACCTCTCCCTAACTTTTTGAAAACACCACCCACCACATTCCTCCCCGTATTTCCCCTTTATTACTTGATTCCAAAATGTCTCTTTTTCATTTGCAAATCGCCAACTCCATTTGCCAAGGAGAGCCTTATTGAGCATGACAAGGCTTTTCACCTTCAGCCTCCCTTTTCTCTTATCTAGGCAAATTGTTGTCCACCTTACTAAATGAGGTTTTCTCTCTAGGGCCCCACCtccccacagaaaatccctttgaatttgctCCAATAACCACTCTAGGCAAATGGAGGATAGACATACGATAAATTGACAAACTGGATAGAGTGCTTTGTATCGAGGTGATTCTCCCACCCTTGGAGTTATATTGACGCTTCCACATAGCTAGTCTCTTAAAAAGCGACAACTTGTTTTATCTCAGTTCCCCCTTCTGCTGGAGTGCTCAGTCCTAGAAATTCACCTCAATGTTCAATACCTTATATCATGTTTCATCTATCCTACATGCTTCTCTATTCTGTCTAGTCTCTGGGCACTTCACCTTGGGTTTACTTGGGAAACTCTGGTGTAGGTTTTCAGATGTCTCAGCTTCTCTTTTTTTGGTTTGCATCTACTAATATGGTTTCATATCATCAATTTGGTGAGCAGAAGAATTATGTCTTATAAATGCTGTTTCTCCTGTTTGAGTGTTCCTGATGACATCAAAATGGGTATTTCGCAGATACAATgatgaagtttgcatcctttGAGACTATTGTGGAGATGTTATATAAGTATGCCATTCCAACCCCCAAGGAACAGTGCAGCAAATCTTTGCAACTTGGGGTGAGCTTTGCTGGTGGATATGTGGCTGGTATATTATGTGCTATCGTGTCACACCCTGCTGACAACCTGGTCTCTTTTCTGAACAATGCCAAGGGGGCGACTGTGGGTGATGTGAGTGAACTAACTTCTTATCGATTTGATGGATCTATATATACACCTCTCCCCTTGATCTCACCCACTTTGTTTTGATGTATTTCCATGGTGCAGGCTGTGAAGAATCTAGGACTGTGGGGTCTCTTCACCCGTGGTCTTCCTCTTCGTATAGTCATGATTGGAACCCTTACAGGAGCCCAATGGGGTATCTACGATACTTTCAAAGTTTTTGTTGGGCTGTAAGTTTCTCCTCCTTTCATTGATTAaaattcttctttgttttgccATGTTCCTGGTACTATCTAACATGTTTGAAGGATCTATTTCTGGGTAGTTACATTCACTGTCCTGTTcccaattttatttgaataaaatgcTAACAAGGTTTTGTTGCTATCCATAGGCCAACAACTGGAGGTGTTACTCCTGCTCCTGCTGCCACTGTTCCTGCAAAGGTGTGAAATTGAGCTGATGATCTATCATTAAACACaatttttatgttgaatttgAGAAGGGAATTTACTTTTGGCGGATCAATAATATGGGGGTTGCATGGATGGATGCTATAAATGGCATCACTGGGGATGGGTGCTGTATTCTATTCAAGACAGACAGTATCTTTGCATCATTCTCATTTTTGtagctattttttatttttgaggggATGGTTTTGTTTACATCCTCGAAACCTCTAGGAACTTGAGGTGAAGTTGCAACTTGAATCTTAGGTGATGCTATAATCTTGGTTTTCCCACTTAGAGGAATTCCCAATAAAATAACTACAGGTTTTTGTGATCTGATCACTTGTAGTCTGCCATGTACCTTACTGTGACGTTTTTTTATGGATCttcattgattaaaaattttccTTTGCCCATCTAATAATGCACAATTCTTCTCTTTTGTCTGGATGTACCTTCTGTTTGAATTTGTTACTGCTTGTTGACTATCTGGTGAATTCATGATCTACTCTCTATTTTTTTGGATAATATCGTTCTTTCCTCAATCAGCAAATGTGCCTCAGCTTGTCCTATGCAAAACACAATGCAGGTGTTGTAGATATAACATGCTTTGTCACTGTGAAAAAGGCAGTGTCAAATTCTCCCATGCTTGTATTTTGTTGTATTTCTGGTATTACTGATCCTGATGTGCCACTGTTCACTGCCtttcaaatttattgttttcttcttattcACCAATTTGCTCATAGATTAGTCATCTATGAGTTTCTGCTTCGAATTCTGAATTCCTTTATAGAAGAACCTTTGGTCATATTCTGGAGAAAGTGACAGAATCTTTTCCAACCAGAATATATTCTATGACAACAAGGAGCAGAAATGAATTTTACAAAAGCCCAAAGAACCATCTAAGTGGAGGAAATTCTCAAATATTTAGGAAAGATGGAGGCTGAAAAAAAAACCTGGCTCAATACCCATGGAAGAGCTGGCAAATCTATGTTGTCTCATGTATGGGGCTGTGGCCCAGTACAAAATTGAAGCGCAGCCGGACCAGCTTGTATGTGAAGAAGTTAGCAT of Vitis vinifera cultivar Pinot Noir 40024 chromosome 17, ASM3070453v1 contains these proteins:
- the LOC100261124 gene encoding mitochondrial phosphate carrier protein 3, mitochondrial — protein: MAFIENSRQSLVPSFLYTTPVSKKLFDVDTLVRGNPTLRTASSNGGASKSFMIPAPSEPGKIAMFSPAYYAACTVGGTLCCGLTHMAVTPLDLVKCNMQIDPTKYKSISSGFGVLLKEQGVKGFFRGWVPTLLGYSAQGACKYGFYEFFKKYYSDIAGPEYATKYKILIYLAGSASAEIIADVALCPMEAVKVRVQTQPGFARGLSDGLPKFVKSEGALGLYKGLVPLWGRQIPYTMMKFASFETIVEMLYKYAIPTPKEQCSKSLQLGVSFAGGYVAGILCAIVSHPADNLVSFLNNAKGATVGDAVKNLGLWGLFTRGLPLRIVMIGTLTGAQWGIYDTFKVFVGLPTTGGVTPAPAATVPAKV